The Gammaproteobacteria bacterium DNA segment ATTGGTCGTTTTGCCCGCACGCATGGCGTGGAGCATTTGTTGTCAGTAGGCAAATATGCGGCACTTGCTGCTGAAGGTTTTGGTACGGGCGGGCAGTCGTTTGCCAGCCAGGAAGAATTAGTGAAGGCATTGGGGGCGCTCTTGGCTCCGGATGTCACGATTTTGGTGAAGGGATCCCGAAGTTCTCGCATGGAGCGAATTGTTCAATCTTTGTTGGCTCAACAGCAGTAACGAAAAGGGTAGAGTCAGATGCTATTACTATTAGCCGAATACTTGTCACAGTATCACAGCGGTTTTGGCGTATTTAAATATTTGACGCTGCGCGCCATTTTGGGCGTGCTGACAGCGTTGGTGTTTGCATTTGTATTAGGCCCATGGATGATACGTCGCCTAAGTTACAAACAAATGAAACAGCCGATTCGTACCGATGGACCGCAAACGCATTTGGCAAAAAGCGGCACACCAACCATGGGTGGTGCGTTGATTATTGCTGCGATGGTTGTCAGTACGTTGCTGTGGGGCGATTTGCATAATCGCTACGTCTGGGTCGCCATCGTGACCACGCTGGTATTTGGTGCGATTGGTTATTACGACGATTACAAAAAATTGGTGCTGAAAAACCCCAAAGGCATTAGCGCCAAGGCCAAATATTTCTGGCAATCCGTAGGCGCGTTGGGTGCGGCGATCTTTTTGTATAGCACGGCGACATCGCCCGCTGAAACGCAAGTCTTGATTCCCTACATGAAAGATACAGCCATCCAGCTGGGCATGTTTTACATCATATTTGTTTATTTTGTGATCGTGGGTACGAGCAACGCAGTGAATCTGACCGACGGTCTGGATGGACTGGCGATTATGCCGACGGTGATGGTTGGCGGCGCACTGGGGATTTTTGCTTATGCCAGTGGTCATGCGCAATTTGCCGGTTATCTCGATATTCCACATATTGCCGGCACGGGAGAACTTGCCGTGTTCTGCGCGGCGATTGTCGGTGCTGGATTAGGTTTTTTGTGGTTCAACGCATATCCCGCTCAAGTATTCATGGGCGATGTGGGTGCGCTGGCGCTTGGTGCTGCGCTGGGCGTGGTATCAGTCATGGTGAACCAGGAATTGGTGTTGTTCATCATGGGCGGCGTGTTTGTGGTGGAAACCTTGTCGGTTGCCATTCAGGTTGCCTCATTCAAGTTGACCGGCAAGCGAGTGTTTCGCATGGCACCGATTCATCACCACTACGAGCTGAAAGGTTGGCCTGAGCCAAGAATCATCGTTCGCTTCTGGATCATCACCGTTATTCTGGTGTTGTGTGGTTTGGCTAGTTTGAAAATTCGTTAACAGGACGCCGGAAAAATATGGGTAGTAATATGACTAATTGCGAGAACATGATTGTGGGACTGGGAGTCTCCGGTGTTTCTTGCGCCCAATATTTTTCGCGTCATGGAATTGCATACGCCGTTGCCGATAGCCGTGAAGGCATCGCGGTGCCAGCTGCGTTGGATAAAGCAGTGTCGGTAACATTGGGTGAATTCACACCAGAGCAGTTTTTGGCTTGCAAGCGATTAATTGTCAGCCCAGGTGTCAGCGTAAAACATCCTGCGATTGTCGCTGCGCAAAATGCCGGTGCTGAAGTGATTGGCGATGTGGAGCTGTTTGTTCGTGAAGCGAAAGCCCCCATTGTTGCCATCACCGGATCTAACGGCAAAAGTACCGTCACCACGTTGGTCGGTGAAATGGCCAAGCAGGCTGGAGTTAAGGTGGCGGTTGGTGGCAATCTGGGTGAGCCCGCACTTAATCTGCTCAGTGATGATGTTGAGCTGTATGTGCTGGAATTATCCAGTTTCCAGTTGGAGACAACGCATTCGCTGCACGCCGCGGTGGCGGTGGTGCTGAATATTTCGCCTGACCATTTGGATCGTTATGACAGCATGGAAGAGTACATGCTGGCGAAATCGGTGATTTACCGTGGCGCAAAACACAAACTGGTTAACTTGGACGATGCGGCCGCGATGGCGCTGACCGACAGTGAACCTGATTTATTTTTTACCTTGGCGGCGCCAGCAAAGAATCAATACGGCGTACGTGACGGAAATTTGTGTCGGGGCGACGAAATTTTGATGCCAGTGTCAGAATTGCGTCTGCGCGGCACGCATAACGTTGCCAATGTGCTGGCTTCGCTGGCGTTGGGTACAGCAGTTAATTTGCCTTTGACGGCAATGCGGGATGCAGTCCGTGAGTTTTCTGGTTTGCCACATCGGATGCAGTTGGTAACAGAAAAAAATCGTGTTCGCTGGATTAATGATTCCAAGGCAACCAATGTGGGCGCAACTGTCGCGGCGATTAATGGGCTGGATGGAACGCTGGTTTTGTTGGCAGGCGGCGTTGCTAAAGAAAATGATTTTTCCGCCATCAGTCATTCGTTGCAAGGTCGGTCGCGAGGCGTTGTTTTGTTTGGGCGGGATGCTGCGCAAATTGCCAAGGATTTGGATAAATCACTGAATGTTTTGTTTGCGAAAGATATGCGTGATGCCATTGCTCAGGCGCGTCGATTGGCTGTGACGGGCGATACCGTGTTGCTTGCCCCGGCATGTGCCAGTTTTGACATGTTTAAAAACTATGTCGAACGAGGCGAGCTGTTTACTAAATACGTCAATGAGGAATTGCAGCATGCTGGCTAGGATTCAGTCTGCGCTGTTTTTGCCGGCCAAGTCCAAACTTGGTGGTGACCACGATTGGTGGTTGATTGGCATTAGTGCGGTGATGCTGTGTCTGGGGCTGGTGATGATGAGTTCGGCATCGGTTGCCATTGCGGAGCGGCTGCACGATTCGCCATTCTATTTTTTGTATCGCCAACTGGGTTTTCTTGCCATCGGGGTTGTGCTTGCGGTGATTATGCTGCGCATTCCCATGGAGATTTGGAACAAGCTAGGGCCCGCATTGTTGCTGGCCGGCGTGGTGATGCTGATAGTGGTAATGATTCCTGGCGTAGGTCGTACCGTCAATGGTGCAACGCGCTGGATCAGTTTGGGTATTTTCAATCTGCAAATTTCCGAATTGATCAAAGTGGTAATGCTGATATTCATGGCAAGTTATCTGACTCGCCGAGGCGACAAGTTACGTACGCACCTTTCCGGAATATTGATTCCGATGGGGGCGTTGAGTCTTGTTGCGGTGCTGCTGTTGCTGCAGCCTGATTTTGGAACCACCGTGGTCATCGGCAGTTTTTCCATGGGCTTGCTGCTGTTGGCCGGGATGCGAATTGGTCATTTTGTGGTGTTGTGTACCCTGGTGACGGGAGCGATGTTTGCGCTGGCCAAAGCTGCGCCGTATCGCTGGGAGCGAGTGACCGGATTTATGAATCCATGGGCTGATCCTTTCGATAGTGGTTTTCAGTTGAGCCAGTCATTGATTGCTTTTGGTCGTGGCGAATTTTTTGGGGTGGGCCTGGGTGGCAGTGTGCAAAAACTTTTTTACCTGCCCGAGGCGCACACTGACTTTATTTATGCAGTACTGGCTGAAGAGCTGGGTTTTGTCGGCGCGTTAGTGGTGATTGTGCTGTTCGGTTTGTTCATGTGGCGGTCGGTGGTAATCAGTCGCGCAGCGGAGGCCAGAGGCGATCGTTTTTCTTCCTACCTGGCCGTCGGCATTGGTTTGTGGTTTGTGTTTCAGGCGTACGTCAATATCGGTGTCAACATGGGCGTGTTGCCGACCAAAGGTTTGACGTTGCCGTTGATGAGTTACGGGGGAAGCAGTCTGATGGCGTCGATTGCGGCATTGGTGCTGTTGTTGCGAATTGATTATGAAAACCGGCATGGAAAATTGTCGGGTTCAAAGGATTCAAGGTAATGAGTGTGCATGTTGTGATCGCAGCAGGTGGTACGGGCGGGCATGTGTTCCCGGCACTGGCCGTTGCGCGTGAACTCCAGGCGCGTGGTGCGACGGTGAGTTGGCTGGGTACGCAGCGTGGTCTGGAAGCGGATGTTGTTCCTGCGGCAGGTATTGAGATTGATTGGGTGTCAGTGTTTGGTTTGCGTGGTAATGGCATTGTTGGCTGGTTGAAAGCGCCTTGGCGTTTGTTCAAATCGGTGCAACAGGCAAAGCAGGCGCTGCGGAAGCGTCACGCATCAGTAGTGCTGGGCATGGGCGGTTTTGTTGCGGGGCCGGCTGGCATTGCGGCAAAGCTTGCTGGAGTTCCGCTGGTGATTCATGAGCAAAATTCTGTGCCCGGCATGACGAATCGTTATTTGGCCAAAGTTGCCAATCGAGTGCTGGTGGCGTTTCCGAGTGTGTTTGCGAATATGCCGAAACGTCAGTACGTGGGAAATCCAATCCGACGGGAAATTGTGGATGTGTTGTCCCCACAGCAGCGTCGCCGGCCTGATGAAGTCAAACGATTGTTGGTGGTTGGCGGCAGCCTTGGTGCAGCGGCACTGAATGAAATCGTGCCGTTAGCATTGGCGCGAATAGATGCACACGAGCGTCCGGAAGTGTGGCACCAGACGGGCAAAAAAAATCTGGACGAGGCCAAGCGTGCATATGCCAGCGCACGAGTTGAGGCCAATGTTGTACCGTTTATCGACAGCATGGCAGACGCGTACGCATGGGCGGATCTGGTGATCTGCCGCGCGGGAGCATTGACGGTTGCCGAGCTGGCTGCGGTGGGTTCTGCATCAATTCTGGTGCCTTACCCCTCCGCTGTTGATGATCATCAAACAAGTAATGGGCGATTTTTAGTTGATGCCGGGGCGGCGATTATGGTTCAGCAGAAAGTGCTG contains these protein-coding regions:
- the mraY gene encoding phospho-N-acetylmuramoyl-pentapeptide-transferase; the encoded protein is MLLLLAEYLSQYHSGFGVFKYLTLRAILGVLTALVFAFVLGPWMIRRLSYKQMKQPIRTDGPQTHLAKSGTPTMGGALIIAAMVVSTLLWGDLHNRYVWVAIVTTLVFGAIGYYDDYKKLVLKNPKGISAKAKYFWQSVGALGAAIFLYSTATSPAETQVLIPYMKDTAIQLGMFYIIFVYFVIVGTSNAVNLTDGLDGLAIMPTVMVGGALGIFAYASGHAQFAGYLDIPHIAGTGELAVFCAAIVGAGLGFLWFNAYPAQVFMGDVGALALGAALGVVSVMVNQELVLFIMGGVFVVETLSVAIQVASFKLTGKRVFRMAPIHHHYELKGWPEPRIIVRFWIITVILVLCGLASLKIR
- the murD gene encoding UDP-N-acetylmuramoyl-L-alanine--D-glutamate ligase yields the protein MTNCENMIVGLGVSGVSCAQYFSRHGIAYAVADSREGIAVPAALDKAVSVTLGEFTPEQFLACKRLIVSPGVSVKHPAIVAAQNAGAEVIGDVELFVREAKAPIVAITGSNGKSTVTTLVGEMAKQAGVKVAVGGNLGEPALNLLSDDVELYVLELSSFQLETTHSLHAAVAVVLNISPDHLDRYDSMEEYMLAKSVIYRGAKHKLVNLDDAAAMALTDSEPDLFFTLAAPAKNQYGVRDGNLCRGDEILMPVSELRLRGTHNVANVLASLALGTAVNLPLTAMRDAVREFSGLPHRMQLVTEKNRVRWINDSKATNVGATVAAINGLDGTLVLLAGGVAKENDFSAISHSLQGRSRGVVLFGRDAAQIAKDLDKSLNVLFAKDMRDAIAQARRLAVTGDTVLLAPACASFDMFKNYVERGELFTKYVNEELQHAG
- the ftsW gene encoding putative lipid II flippase FtsW is translated as MLARIQSALFLPAKSKLGGDHDWWLIGISAVMLCLGLVMMSSASVAIAERLHDSPFYFLYRQLGFLAIGVVLAVIMLRIPMEIWNKLGPALLLAGVVMLIVVMIPGVGRTVNGATRWISLGIFNLQISELIKVVMLIFMASYLTRRGDKLRTHLSGILIPMGALSLVAVLLLLQPDFGTTVVIGSFSMGLLLLAGMRIGHFVVLCTLVTGAMFALAKAAPYRWERVTGFMNPWADPFDSGFQLSQSLIAFGRGEFFGVGLGGSVQKLFYLPEAHTDFIYAVLAEELGFVGALVVIVLFGLFMWRSVVISRAAEARGDRFSSYLAVGIGLWFVFQAYVNIGVNMGVLPTKGLTLPLMSYGGSSLMASIAALVLLLRIDYENRHGKLSGSKDSR
- the murG gene encoding undecaprenyldiphospho-muramoylpentapeptide beta-N-acetylglucosaminyltransferase, yielding MSVHVVIAAGGTGGHVFPALAVARELQARGATVSWLGTQRGLEADVVPAAGIEIDWVSVFGLRGNGIVGWLKAPWRLFKSVQQAKQALRKRHASVVLGMGGFVAGPAGIAAKLAGVPLVIHEQNSVPGMTNRYLAKVANRVLVAFPSVFANMPKRQYVGNPIRREIVDVLSPQQRRRPDEVKRLLVVGGSLGAAALNEIVPLALARIDAHERPEVWHQTGKKNLDEAKRAYASARVEANVVPFIDSMADAYAWADLVICRAGALTVAELAAVGSASILVPYPSAVDDHQTSNGRFLVDAGAAIMVQQKVLTPEILSEYLQDLFAQPEKLQNMAIKARELALPRASEVVANICLEQAHV